A window of Flavobacterium flavigenum contains these coding sequences:
- the gyrA gene encoding DNA gyrase subunit A, producing the protein MSEGEKLIPINIEEEMKSAYIDYSMSVIVSRALPDVRDGLKPVHRRVLYGMYDLGVTSRSAHKKSARIVGEVLGKYHPHGDTSVYDAMVRMAQEWSMRYLLVDGQGNFGSVDGDSPAAMRYTEARMKRISEEIMADIEKETVDFQLNFDDTLYEPKVMPTRVPTLLVNGATGIAVGMATNMPPHNLTEVINGTLAYLDNNDIEVDELMTHIKAPDFPTGGIIYGYEGVREAFKTGRGRIVMRAKVGFEEVDGRESIIVTEIPYQVNKADMIKRTADLVNEKKIEGIANIRDESDRNGMRIVYILKRDATPNVVLNTLYKFTQLQSSFSVNNIALVKGRPQMLNLKDMIHYFIEHRHDVVVRRTQFELRKAEERAHILEGLIIASDNIDEVIAIIRGSKNTEEAREKLIERFSLSDIQARAIVEMRLRQLTGLEQDKLRAEYEELMKLIEHLKALLADVNLRTDLIKEELVEIRDKYGDERRSQIEYSGGDVSIEDLIADENVVITISHAGYIKRTNLTEYKTQNRGGVGQKSAGTRDQDFLEHMFVATNHQYMMFFTQKGKCFWMRVYEIPEGSKTAKGRAIQNLVNIESDDKVKAFICTQDLKDKDYINSHNLVMVTKQGQVKKTSLEKYSKPRVNGVAAITIKEGDELMGAQLTNGESQIILAVKSGKLVRFEETKTRPMGRTASGVRGITLKDDTDEVIGMVTVDKNDINDSQILVVTENGYGKRTKLVDEDGEDVYRITNRGGKGVKTLNITEKTGKLISINAVTDSDDLMIINKSGLTIRMAIEDLRVMGRATQGVRLINLKGKDSIAAVTTVMKDEVDEVVVDEDGNVIESGIERVKPDLEVLEDDSAAEDDEDDDSEEEVEDEDDAEEEESEE; encoded by the coding sequence ATGTCTGAAGGAGAAAAGTTAATTCCTATTAACATCGAAGAAGAAATGAAATCAGCTTACATCGATTATTCGATGTCGGTAATCGTATCAAGGGCACTTCCGGATGTTAGAGATGGCTTGAAACCGGTACATCGAAGAGTTCTTTACGGAATGTATGACTTAGGAGTAACATCAAGATCAGCCCACAAAAAATCTGCGAGAATCGTGGGAGAAGTTCTGGGTAAGTATCACCCTCATGGGGATACATCTGTTTATGATGCCATGGTTCGTATGGCTCAGGAATGGAGTATGCGTTATCTTTTAGTTGATGGTCAGGGTAATTTTGGTTCTGTAGATGGGGATAGCCCTGCAGCAATGCGTTACACTGAGGCCAGAATGAAAAGGATTTCGGAAGAAATTATGGCAGATATCGAAAAAGAAACTGTTGATTTTCAATTGAACTTTGACGATACATTATATGAACCAAAAGTAATGCCTACAAGAGTTCCTACCTTATTAGTTAATGGAGCAACAGGTATTGCAGTTGGTATGGCAACCAATATGCCTCCACACAATTTAACAGAAGTTATCAATGGTACTCTGGCATACCTTGATAATAACGATATTGAAGTAGACGAATTAATGACACATATTAAAGCTCCGGATTTTCCAACCGGTGGTATAATATATGGTTATGAAGGCGTACGTGAAGCATTTAAAACCGGTAGAGGGCGTATTGTAATGCGTGCTAAAGTCGGTTTTGAAGAAGTTGACGGAAGGGAATCTATCATTGTTACTGAAATTCCGTATCAGGTTAATAAAGCTGATATGATTAAACGTACAGCAGACCTGGTTAACGAGAAGAAAATCGAAGGTATTGCGAATATCCGTGACGAATCTGACAGAAACGGTATGCGTATCGTTTACATCTTAAAGCGCGATGCAACTCCAAATGTAGTTTTAAATACCTTATATAAATTTACACAATTACAGTCTTCTTTCAGTGTAAATAATATTGCATTGGTAAAAGGCCGTCCTCAAATGCTGAATCTGAAAGACATGATTCATTATTTTATTGAGCACCGCCATGATGTTGTAGTTAGAAGAACGCAGTTTGAATTGCGTAAAGCAGAAGAAAGAGCTCATATTTTAGAAGGATTAATTATAGCATCAGACAATATTGATGAAGTAATTGCAATTATCAGAGGTTCTAAAAATACAGAAGAAGCACGTGAGAAATTAATTGAGAGATTCAGTTTATCAGACATTCAGGCTCGTGCAATTGTTGAAATGCGTTTACGACAGTTGACTGGTCTTGAACAGGATAAATTAAGAGCTGAGTACGAAGAGTTGATGAAATTAATAGAGCATTTAAAAGCTTTATTGGCAGATGTTAATTTGAGAACCGACTTAATTAAGGAAGAACTTGTTGAAATCCGTGATAAATATGGAGACGAGCGTCGTTCCCAAATTGAATATTCTGGTGGAGACGTAAGTATTGAAGATTTAATTGCCGATGAAAATGTAGTAATTACAATTTCGCATGCAGGTTACATCAAACGTACAAACTTAACAGAATACAAAACTCAAAATAGAGGAGGAGTTGGTCAAAAAAGTGCCGGGACAAGAGATCAGGATTTCCTTGAGCATATGTTTGTAGCTACAAATCATCAATATATGATGTTCTTTACGCAAAAAGGAAAATGTTTCTGGATGCGTGTTTATGAAATTCCTGAAGGAAGTAAAACGGCAAAAGGAAGAGCAATTCAAAACCTTGTAAATATTGAAAGCGATGATAAAGTAAAAGCTTTCATTTGTACACAAGACTTAAAAGATAAAGATTACATCAACAGCCATAATTTGGTTATGGTTACGAAACAAGGTCAGGTTAAGAAAACATCTTTAGAGAAATATTCTAAGCCTAGAGTAAATGGTGTAGCAGCTATTACTATTAAAGAAGGTGATGAGTTGATGGGGGCACAGTTAACAAACGGAGAAAGCCAAATTATCTTAGCTGTAAAATCCGGAAAACTGGTTCGTTTTGAAGAAACGAAAACGCGTCCAATGGGAAGAACAGCTTCTGGAGTTCGCGGTATCACACTAAAAGATGATACTGATGAAGTTATTGGTATGGTTACTGTTGATAAAAATGATATTAATGATTCACAAATTCTGGTTGTAACTGAAAATGGTTATGGTAAACGTACTAAATTAGTTGATGAAGATGGTGAAGATGTTTACAGAATTACAAACCGTGGAGGTAAAGGAGTTAAAACGCTAAATATCACTGAAAAAACAGGAAAATTAATCTCTATTAATGCTGTAACGGATTCTGATGATTTGATGATTATCAATAAATCAGGACTGACAATCAGAATGGCGATTGAAGATTTACGTGTTATGGGGCGTGCTACCCAGGGTGTAAGACTTATTAATTTAAAAGGGAAAGATTCTATTGCAGCTGTTACAACTGTGATGAAAGATGAAGTTGATGAAGTTGTTGTAGATGAAGACGGAAATGTTATTGAATCCGGAATTGAAAGGGTTAAACCCGATTTAGAAGTTCTTGAAGATGACAGTGCAGCCGAAGATGATGAAGACGATGATTCTGAAGAAGAAGTTGAAGATGAGGATGATGCTGAAGAAGAGGAATCTGAAGAATAA
- a CDS encoding tetratricopeptide repeat protein yields MKSKYVILASALFISVATFAQKDQIKSAEKALKGGDAQGALAQLKDAENLIVNAKDTEQAQYYFIQGNAYLDLANKKVEEGKNLSLAAESYKKLIEIEKTSGKQKFSTQAAASIAQIKGLLINSAIADTQSNKAAEGAKKLYDAYSLDKKDTINLYYAASTYVNAQDYDAALPMYEELKKLNYSGKGTSYTAVNKVSGNEDGFNNEKDRDLAVKLGTHEKPKKEVIPSKRGEVYKNYALILVQKGRTEDAKKALADARKANPEDSSLILSEANLYLETKDYDTYKKLVGEALQKDPNNKELIFNLGVLSANAKNAADAEKYYLKVIEIDPNYANAYLNLAALKLEAEKPIIDEMNKLGTSDKDMKRYDVLKKQRENVFKSVIPYLKKANELDPKNEDVSKTLLGVYKALEMTAEAKALKATM; encoded by the coding sequence ATGAAAAGTAAATATGTAATACTTGCATCAGCATTATTTATTTCAGTAGCTACTTTTGCTCAGAAAGATCAGATAAAAAGTGCTGAAAAAGCATTAAAAGGCGGAGATGCACAAGGTGCGCTTGCACAATTAAAGGACGCGGAAAATCTTATTGTAAATGCAAAAGATACAGAGCAGGCACAATATTATTTTATTCAGGGAAATGCTTATTTAGATCTTGCAAACAAAAAAGTAGAAGAAGGGAAAAATTTATCTCTTGCTGCAGAAAGCTATAAAAAGTTAATTGAAATTGAGAAAACATCCGGAAAACAAAAATTCTCAACTCAGGCTGCTGCTTCAATTGCTCAAATTAAAGGATTGTTAATTAATTCAGCTATTGCGGATACGCAATCAAATAAAGCTGCTGAAGGAGCAAAAAAATTGTATGATGCTTACTCTTTGGATAAAAAAGATACCATCAATTTATATTATGCAGCTTCTACTTATGTAAACGCTCAGGATTATGATGCAGCTTTACCAATGTACGAAGAGTTGAAAAAATTAAATTATTCAGGAAAAGGAACAAGCTATACAGCTGTAAACAAAGTTTCTGGTAATGAAGATGGTTTTAATAATGAAAAAGACAGAGATTTAGCTGTAAAATTAGGAACTCATGAAAAACCTAAAAAAGAAGTTATTCCTTCTAAAAGAGGTGAAGTTTACAAAAATTATGCATTAATTTTAGTTCAGAAAGGAAGAACTGAAGATGCTAAAAAAGCTTTGGCTGATGCAAGAAAAGCTAACCCGGAAGATTCTTCTTTAATCCTTTCAGAAGCTAATTTATATTTAGAAACTAAAGATTATGATACTTATAAAAAGTTAGTTGGAGAAGCTTTACAAAAAGATCCAAATAATAAGGAGTTAATTTTCAACCTTGGTGTATTAAGTGCAAATGCTAAGAATGCTGCAGATGCTGAAAAATATTATTTAAAAGTGATTGAAATAGATCCTAATTATGCAAATGCTTATCTTAATCTTGCTGCATTAAAATTAGAGGCAGAAAAGCCAATTATTGACGAAATGAATAAATTGGGTACTTCTGATAAAGATATGAAGCGTTATGATGTATTGAAAAAACAAAGAGAAAATGTTTTTAAAAGCGTAATTCCATATCTTAAAAAAGCAAATGAATTGGATCCAAAGAATGAAGATGTTTCTAAAACATTATTAGGAGTTTACAAAGCTCTTGAAATGACTGCTGAGGCCAAAGCGTTAAAAGCAACAATGTAA
- a CDS encoding IS256 family transposase encodes MKKEDLLSDEFLKQFKTGEDLNGFLAQLQKRGIEAILSGELDSHLGYEKHEKTASSNSRNGFSNKKIKTSFGESDIQVPRDREASFNPMIIPKRQSMIDGLENVIISLYAKGMTVSDIEEQIREVYKFDISTSTISRITESVSNDITAWQNRPLEPVYLIVWMDGIVFKVRENSKVINKTIYLAVGLNREGKKEVLGMWLGKNESASFWLGVLTDLKARGVEDILITATDNLNGFTQTIKNVFPESQTQICVVHQIRNSARYVVWKDKKEFSKDMKQIYDAPTKEAAKAALEDFAFKWNQKYPYAVKSWQENWEELTVFFDFPIEIRKIIYTTNLIENLNGKVRKYTKNKLSFPTDEAVLKSVYLALREATKKWTMPIHNWGLILNQFLTIFEKRVQL; translated from the coding sequence ATGAAAAAAGAAGATTTATTATCAGATGAATTTTTAAAACAATTCAAAACAGGTGAAGACCTAAACGGTTTTCTGGCTCAATTACAAAAACGAGGAATAGAAGCTATTCTATCGGGGGAGCTGGATTCTCATCTAGGATATGAGAAACACGAAAAGACAGCTTCATCGAATTCTCGTAATGGTTTTTCCAATAAGAAAATAAAAACTTCATTTGGAGAATCAGACATTCAGGTTCCCAGGGACAGGGAAGCTTCTTTTAATCCCATGATTATTCCAAAACGTCAAAGCATGATTGATGGATTAGAGAATGTAATTATCTCTCTTTACGCCAAAGGAATGACTGTTAGTGATATTGAAGAACAAATAAGAGAAGTCTATAAATTTGACATATCAACCTCCACTATTTCCAGAATTACCGAATCAGTTTCCAATGATATAACAGCTTGGCAAAATCGCCCGTTAGAACCTGTTTATTTAATCGTTTGGATGGATGGGATTGTCTTTAAAGTTCGAGAGAACTCAAAGGTTATTAACAAAACTATTTATCTTGCTGTTGGTCTGAATCGAGAAGGAAAAAAAGAAGTTTTAGGCATGTGGTTAGGCAAGAATGAAAGTGCCAGCTTTTGGTTAGGGGTTTTAACAGATTTAAAAGCCAGAGGTGTTGAGGATATATTAATTACAGCTACAGATAACCTAAACGGCTTTACTCAGACTATTAAAAATGTATTCCCTGAATCACAGACTCAAATCTGTGTAGTACACCAAATACGTAACTCAGCGCGTTATGTAGTATGGAAAGATAAAAAGGAGTTCTCTAAAGATATGAAGCAGATTTATGATGCTCCAACTAAAGAAGCTGCTAAAGCTGCTCTTGAAGATTTTGCCTTTAAATGGAATCAAAAATATCCTTATGCCGTTAAATCCTGGCAGGAAAACTGGGAAGAACTTACAGTCTTTTTTGACTTCCCTATAGAAATTAGGAAAATAATTTATACCACTAATCTAATTGAAAATCTAAATGGAAAGGTTAGAAAATACACCAAAAATAAATTATCATTCCCCACAGATGAAGCTGTTTTAAAATCTGTATATTTGGCTTTAAGAGAAGCTACCAAAAAATGGACAATGCCAATCCATAATTGGGGATTAATACTCAATCAGTTCTTAACTATATTTGAAAAAAGGGTTCAACTTTAA
- a CDS encoding AI-2E family transporter — protein MNQPLQLPFYAKLTFILLSLICIGAITYIGSNIITPVMLAFMFTVLLLPVHSFLHFKLRLPIYIASFLSVLIFVLCIAAILAFISYQVTDIANDFDIIKKNAISFFNNVQSYIHEQFQISIWEQKKYIEKVTSDSVQNGYGTIGMAIGSLSEVLFNCMLVVVFTFLFLLYKTHFILFLAKLFDKEDHAKLQQIITQIKISINNYILGLIFEMFVVSILTGLGLWIIGAKYFILLGLMTGILNLIPYIGIMIAGILTILSSLSGTPEISMIIGILVVNIIVQLIDNNILVPLIINSKVEINAMVSIIGITIGGGVAGISGMFLAIPLLAILKIIFDRIESLEPWGYVMGNHMPKKFTWRIKKLKTEN, from the coding sequence ATGAACCAACCTTTACAATTGCCATTTTATGCAAAACTTACATTTATTTTGTTAAGTTTGATCTGTATTGGAGCAATAACCTACATCGGTAGTAATATAATAACTCCAGTGATGCTGGCATTTATGTTTACGGTTTTACTATTGCCGGTACACTCTTTCTTGCATTTTAAATTACGATTACCTATTTATATTGCTTCATTTCTCTCAGTCCTGATTTTTGTACTTTGTATCGCTGCAATCCTAGCTTTCATTTCTTATCAGGTTACTGACATTGCAAATGATTTTGATATCATTAAAAAGAATGCAATATCATTTTTTAATAATGTCCAGTCTTATATCCATGAACAATTTCAAATCAGTATATGGGAACAAAAAAAGTACATTGAAAAAGTAACCAGCGATTCTGTACAAAATGGATACGGAACTATAGGAATGGCGATAGGATCATTAAGTGAAGTCTTGTTTAATTGTATGCTTGTCGTTGTTTTTACATTTTTATTCCTATTATATAAGACTCATTTTATTCTTTTTTTAGCAAAATTATTCGATAAAGAAGACCATGCGAAATTGCAACAAATCATTACTCAAATAAAAATTTCGATAAACAATTACATCTTGGGACTTATATTTGAAATGTTTGTAGTTTCTATTTTGACAGGGTTAGGACTATGGATTATAGGAGCAAAATATTTTATTTTACTTGGACTTATGACTGGAATCTTAAATTTAATTCCCTACATCGGAATTATGATTGCAGGTATTTTAACCATCTTATCTTCTCTTTCAGGAACACCCGAAATATCTATGATTATAGGTATTCTTGTAGTAAACATAATTGTTCAGCTTATTGATAATAATATACTTGTACCTTTAATCATCAACTCAAAAGTCGAAATAAATGCTATGGTTTCGATAATAGGGATTACTATAGGAGGTGGTGTTGCAGGAATTTCAGGGATGTTTTTAGCGATACCATTACTCGCTATTTTAAAAATTATTTTTGACAGAATAGAATCTTTAGAACCTTGGGGCTATGTTATGGGAAATCATATGCCAAAAAAATTTACCTGGCGTATTAAAAAATTAAAAACTGAAAACTAA
- a CDS encoding mechanosensitive ion channel domain-containing protein, which yields MFSFKEYSKEILTTIILLLALAALRVIIAQLVRRYASTTHLLEHRTNLVIKYIHVLMNILATIALIVIWGVETKDIFITVSSIATVIGVAMFAQWSILSNITSGMILFFSFPFRIGDTIKIHDKDFPIEAEIEDINAFHVNLKTKEGEKIIYPNNLLLQKGISIMPPVYEDKEFFD from the coding sequence ATGTTTTCATTTAAAGAATATAGCAAGGAAATCCTAACCACTATAATTCTGCTATTAGCCTTAGCTGCACTACGGGTTATTATTGCGCAATTGGTACGCAGATACGCCAGTACTACTCACTTATTAGAACACCGTACCAATCTTGTTATTAAATACATTCATGTTTTAATGAATATTTTGGCAACAATAGCTTTGATTGTTATTTGGGGGGTTGAGACGAAAGATATTTTTATAACAGTTTCTTCCATTGCCACTGTAATTGGTGTTGCTATGTTTGCACAGTGGTCTATTTTAAGCAATATAACATCCGGAATGATCTTATTTTTTTCATTTCCTTTTAGAATTGGTGATACCATAAAAATCCACGATAAAGATTTCCCTATTGAAGCAGAAATAGAGGATATCAATGCTTTTCATGTGAATTTAAAAACTAAAGAAGGGGAAAAAATTATCTACCCAAACAATCTTCTGTTACAAAAAGGAATTTCGATTATGCCTCCAGTATATGAGGACAAAGAATTTTTTGATTAA
- a CDS encoding Maf-like protein, whose amino-acid sequence MLKEKLKKYKLILASGSPRRQQFFKDLDLDFEIRLKDVEEIYPPELKAVEITDFLALLKANAFDGELKQNEILITSDTIVWHESRALGKPKNHKEAFEMIKSMSGKTHEVITSVCFKTSSAATLLHDITKVTFNNLSDETILYYIENYKPYDKAGAYGIQEWLGFMAVAKVEGSYTNVMGLPTAKVYEYLSILE is encoded by the coding sequence ATGCTTAAAGAAAAACTAAAAAAATACAAGCTAATCCTAGCATCAGGCTCACCACGAAGACAGCAATTTTTTAAAGACCTGGATCTTGACTTCGAAATCAGGTTAAAAGATGTTGAAGAAATATATCCTCCAGAATTAAAAGCAGTTGAAATTACAGACTTTTTAGCACTCTTAAAAGCAAATGCCTTTGATGGAGAATTAAAACAGAATGAAATCTTAATTACCAGTGATACTATTGTATGGCACGAAAGCAGGGCATTAGGGAAACCTAAAAATCATAAAGAAGCTTTCGAAATGATAAAATCGATGTCGGGAAAAACTCATGAAGTAATTACATCTGTTTGTTTTAAAACCAGCTCTGCTGCTACCCTTTTACACGATATTACAAAAGTCACTTTCAATAATTTATCAGACGAAACTATTTTATATTATATTGAAAACTACAAACCCTATGATAAAGCCGGAGCTTATGGAATACAGGAATGGCTTGGTTTTATGGCTGTTGCAAAAGTTGAAGGTTCATATACCAATGTTATGGGGCTTCCAACTGCAAAGGTTTACGAATATTTGAGTATATTAGAGTAA
- a CDS encoding geranylgeranylglycerol-phosphate geranylgeranyltransferase, with product MKYLKLIRYQNLLMLAFMQVIFRYAFLKGQNIPLALSDWQYALLVLSTVLIAGAGYVINNIFDTETDQINKPQDVIIGKTVSESLGYNIYIVLNITGVGIGFYLSNVIQRPGFATIFILIASMLYFYSTTLKQIMVLGNLVVAFLLAMSVIIIGIFDIFPATIAENKAQMTSLFSILTDYAIFAFMINFIREIIKDIEDVNGDYNQGMNTLPIAIGISRTAKIASVLSIIPFISLLLYIKNYLVENGLFIATLYAFVLVLAPLLYFIIKTFTAKSKKEFNHLSTVLKLILLFGVLSIVVITLNIHYNA from the coding sequence ATGAAATACCTCAAACTTATTCGTTATCAAAATCTGTTAATGCTTGCTTTTATGCAGGTTATATTTCGTTATGCTTTTTTAAAAGGTCAAAATATCCCCTTAGCCTTGTCTGACTGGCAATATGCTCTATTAGTTTTAAGTACCGTTTTAATTGCAGGGGCCGGCTATGTAATTAATAACATTTTTGATACTGAAACGGATCAGATAAACAAACCTCAGGATGTTATCATTGGAAAAACCGTATCAGAATCTTTAGGTTATAACATTTATATCGTCCTTAATATTACTGGCGTTGGAATTGGTTTCTATTTATCGAATGTGATACAGAGACCGGGATTTGCAACTATTTTTATATTAATCGCTTCAATGCTTTATTTTTATTCCACAACCTTAAAACAAATTATGGTTTTAGGGAATCTTGTTGTAGCTTTTTTATTAGCAATGAGCGTTATCATTATTGGTATTTTCGATATTTTTCCGGCAACAATAGCAGAAAACAAAGCACAAATGACCAGTTTGTTTTCTATTTTAACGGATTATGCCATATTTGCTTTTATGATTAATTTTATCAGGGAAATAATCAAAGACATAGAAGATGTTAACGGAGATTATAATCAGGGAATGAATACACTTCCTATTGCTATTGGTATTAGCCGAACAGCAAAAATTGCTTCTGTTCTTTCTATAATCCCTTTTATTTCATTATTGCTTTATATTAAAAATTATCTTGTAGAAAATGGGCTATTTATAGCTACTTTATATGCATTTGTATTGGTTTTGGCACCACTGCTTTACTTTATAATCAAAACATTTACTGCAAAGTCAAAAAAGGAGTTCAATCATTTAAGCACTGTACTCAAACTCATTCTACTTTTCGGAGTTCTATCAATTGTGGTTATTACCTTAAACATTCATTATAATGCTTAA
- a CDS encoding KdsC family phosphatase, with translation MAKHFKEIMNDITTFVFDVDGVLTDSSVFVTNEGEMLRTMNIRDGYAMKAAVESGFNVCIISGGSNEGVRIRLRNLGISDIHLGTPDKVETFKQYTETHNIKPENVLYMGDDIPDFHVMKLVGLPTCPQDASPEIKNICRYVSHVKGGRGAVRDVIEQVMKVQGKWMEYFNGKHD, from the coding sequence ATGGCAAAACACTTTAAAGAAATAATGAATGACATCACAACGTTTGTTTTTGATGTTGATGGCGTACTTACAGATAGTTCCGTTTTTGTAACCAATGAAGGAGAAATGCTTCGCACCATGAATATCCGCGATGGTTACGCAATGAAAGCTGCTGTAGAAAGTGGTTTTAATGTATGTATTATTTCAGGCGGAAGCAATGAAGGTGTTCGTATAAGATTGCGTAATTTAGGGATTTCAGACATACATTTAGGAACTCCTGATAAAGTAGAGACTTTTAAACAGTATACTGAAACACATAACATAAAACCGGAAAATGTGTTATACATGGGCGATGATATTCCTGATTTTCATGTTATGAAATTAGTAGGTTTACCAACCTGCCCGCAAGATGCAAGTCCTGAAATTAAGAATATCTGTCGTTACGTTTCGCATGTTAAAGGCGGAAGAGGCGCTGTACGTGATGTTATCGAACAAGTCATGAAAGTGCAGGGAAAATGGATGGAATATTTTAATGGAAAACACGACTAA
- a CDS encoding Rossmann-like and DUF2520 domain-containing protein produces the protein MIKITVIGSGNVAQHLIKAFTKSEQIEIVQVFSRKKESVLNLVNADRIVTEFANLHESDLYIISVSDDAISEVSEHLPFKNQLVVHTSGTTSIDVLDSKNRKGVFYPLQTFSKAKSVDFSIIPICLEAKNPEDYTILETVAKSISEAVFSISSEQRKALHVSAVFVNNFTNHLYQIGQEICENNQVPFDILKPLILETADKIKFLSPADAQTGPAKRHDSTTIEAHLNYLTDENQRNIYKLLTQSIQHNGKTL, from the coding sequence ATGATTAAAATAACAGTAATTGGTTCCGGAAATGTTGCACAACATTTGATAAAAGCTTTCACTAAAAGTGAACAGATTGAAATTGTACAAGTCTTTTCCAGAAAAAAAGAATCAGTGCTTAACTTAGTGAATGCTGATCGAATTGTTACAGAGTTTGCCAATTTGCATGAATCCGATTTATATATAATTTCTGTTTCTGATGATGCTATTTCAGAGGTTTCAGAACATCTTCCCTTTAAAAACCAATTGGTTGTTCATACATCTGGCACAACTTCGATTGATGTTTTAGACTCAAAAAACAGAAAAGGCGTTTTTTATCCTTTACAAACTTTTTCTAAAGCAAAATCTGTTGATTTCTCAATTATCCCAATTTGTCTGGAAGCAAAAAATCCGGAAGACTACACTATTTTAGAGACCGTAGCAAAAAGTATTTCGGAAGCCGTTTTTTCAATTAGTTCAGAGCAAAGAAAAGCATTGCATGTTTCGGCTGTTTTTGTGAACAACTTCACGAATCATTTATATCAAATAGGGCAGGAAATTTGTGAAAACAATCAGGTTCCTTTTGATATTTTAAAACCTTTAATTCTTGAAACTGCAGATAAAATAAAATTCCTTAGTCCTGCTGATGCACAGACAGGGCCGGCGAAACGACATGATTCTACTACTATTGAGGCGCATCTTAATTATCTGACTGATGAAAACCAAAGAAATATCTATAAACTCTTAACACAATCTATACAACATAATGGCAAAACACTTTAA